From Solwaraspora sp. WMMD1047, the proteins below share one genomic window:
- a CDS encoding MarR family transcriptional regulator → MTERTVMAKRVPPAQLATLLRDAITRLNRRVRQARPVGDLTVTQLSALTSLQLAGALTPRELADTERVQPPTMTKIVAKLEERGLVRRTPHPTDGRQVILSATEAGHEVLAQFERVRDEWLARRLADLTPEERDTLGRAAEILQRVARA, encoded by the coding sequence GTGACGGAGCGGACGGTGATGGCGAAGCGCGTGCCACCGGCGCAGTTGGCGACCCTGCTGCGCGACGCGATCACCCGGCTCAATCGACGGGTACGGCAGGCCCGTCCGGTCGGCGACCTCACGGTGACCCAGCTCTCCGCCCTGACCAGCCTTCAGCTGGCGGGCGCGCTGACTCCCCGGGAGCTCGCCGACACGGAACGGGTCCAGCCGCCGACGATGACCAAGATCGTTGCGAAGCTGGAGGAGCGCGGCCTGGTGCGGCGTACCCCCCATCCGACCGACGGGCGGCAGGTCATCCTCTCGGCGACCGAGGCCGGCCACGAGGTGCTCGCGCAGTTCGAGCGGGTACGCGACGAGTGGCTGGCCCGGCGCCTCGCCGACCTGACTCCGGAGGAACGCGACACGCTCGGGCGGGCCGCGGAAATCCTGCAGCGGGTGGCCCGCGCCTGA
- a CDS encoding DegT/DnrJ/EryC1/StrS family aminotransferase, with amino-acid sequence MTPELTHDAARPVNDRYTPSPCGELDEIAEVLAEGRLSGGAPVLPRYEQALADWFGVKRAVAVNSGSSALHATLVALGVRAGDQVLVPATAPLPTAMPILTCGATPVIVDTAPGSLAMDPDAVAARLTPRVRAAISLPLWGYPADDTPAAAILAAAGVPVIEDACQAHGTRSRGRYAGTNHRAGCFSTHDRKLLSTGEGGFVLTDDDNLADRIDHYTHLGHLTGRTHGVNYKLAGPLAAIGLRRLPGLHGQLRTRRANAHQLLAALPVGGHLTELGHGDAQDEPNYYNLVLTTSAAHLAPRLSEAFARAGLAPDSTRYGYRPLYHQQIFAPYATACPHAEHLAATTFQLPVHPDMSPTTLGWVADRVRVLAEGQLP; translated from the coding sequence ATGACACCTGAGCTCACCCATGACGCGGCCCGTCCCGTCAACGACCGGTACACCCCATCCCCCTGCGGGGAACTCGACGAGATCGCCGAGGTCCTCGCCGAGGGTCGCCTGTCCGGCGGTGCCCCCGTCCTGCCCAGGTATGAACAGGCCCTGGCTGACTGGTTCGGGGTCAAGCGAGCGGTCGCGGTCAACTCCGGCAGCTCCGCGCTGCACGCCACCCTGGTCGCCCTCGGCGTACGCGCCGGCGACCAGGTACTGGTACCAGCCACCGCACCCCTACCAACCGCGATGCCGATCCTCACCTGCGGCGCCACCCCCGTCATCGTCGACACCGCACCCGGCAGCCTCGCCATGGACCCCGACGCCGTAGCGGCCAGACTCACCCCACGGGTGAGGGCCGCCATCAGCCTGCCGCTGTGGGGCTACCCAGCCGACGACACCCCCGCCGCGGCGATCCTCGCCGCCGCTGGCGTGCCCGTCATCGAAGACGCCTGCCAGGCCCACGGCACCCGCTCCCGGGGCCGCTACGCCGGCACCAACCACCGCGCCGGCTGCTTCTCCACCCACGACCGCAAACTCCTCAGCACTGGCGAAGGCGGATTCGTCCTCACCGACGACGACAACCTCGCCGACCGCATCGACCACTACACCCACCTCGGCCACCTCACCGGCCGCACCCACGGCGTCAACTACAAACTCGCCGGACCGCTCGCAGCCATCGGCCTGCGCCGGCTACCCGGTCTGCACGGACAGCTCCGAACCCGCCGCGCCAACGCCCACCAGCTCCTCGCCGCCCTGCCCGTCGGCGGCCACCTCACCGAACTCGGCCACGGCGACGCGCAGGACGAGCCCAACTACTACAACCTCGTCCTCACCACCAGCGCGGCCCACCTCGCCCCACGACTCAGCGAGGCATTCGCGAGAGCTGGCCTGGCCCCGGACTCGACCCGCTACGGCTACCGGCCGCTCTACCACCAACAGATCTTCGCCCCCTACGCCACCGCCTGCCCTCACGCCGAACACCTCGCCGCGACCACCTTCCAACTTCCCGTTCACCCCGATATGTCCCCGACAACTCTAGGATGGGTCGCTGACCGCGTCCGCGTCCTCGCCGAAGGGCAACTCCCATGA
- a CDS encoding zinc-binding alcohol dehydrogenase — protein MTSPAPAAVGGEPTDAGPACARLLITGPGQVELLQQRLPPLGEHDVYARTVISGVSHGTEMAWLQGSAASLHRCWDPQRRFYSHGRGRDYPVAPGYESIARVTVTGSAVTSVRAGDLIAVDAPHATGHLLTEQTAAVGLLPEGTDPQRAVFHILARVALGGVHDARPQVGDTLVVMGLGTVGLLAIQQARHAGALVIGVDRYPLRVQAAHALGVSAIHSHDGLDVAAAVHDLTDGVGADAAIEASGSYRGLHEAIRCLRVGGRVATVASYHGDQAGLRLGEEYHRNRITLISSMTINGCDQRTHPLWTLDRLNQTAQRLIAEDVVRVDGLITHRIPFDHAAEAYALITDTPQDTIKVVLTYDT, from the coding sequence ATGACATCGCCCGCACCTGCCGCCGTCGGCGGCGAACCGACCGATGCCGGGCCTGCGTGCGCCCGGCTGCTGATCACCGGACCTGGCCAGGTTGAACTACTCCAACAGCGGCTCCCGCCGCTGGGTGAGCACGACGTGTATGCCCGTACGGTCATTTCTGGCGTCAGTCACGGCACCGAGATGGCGTGGCTGCAGGGCTCGGCAGCCTCGTTGCACCGCTGCTGGGACCCCCAGCGGCGCTTCTACTCACACGGCCGTGGTCGGGACTATCCCGTCGCGCCCGGCTACGAGTCCATCGCCCGCGTCACCGTCACCGGGTCGGCAGTCACCTCGGTGAGGGCCGGGGATCTCATCGCCGTCGACGCCCCACACGCCACCGGTCACCTGCTCACCGAGCAGACCGCCGCGGTCGGGCTGCTGCCCGAGGGGACCGATCCGCAGCGGGCGGTCTTTCACATCCTGGCCCGGGTCGCGCTCGGTGGCGTCCACGACGCGCGCCCGCAGGTCGGCGACACCCTGGTGGTGATGGGCCTGGGCACCGTGGGGCTACTCGCCATCCAGCAGGCACGCCACGCCGGAGCGCTGGTCATCGGCGTCGACCGGTACCCGCTACGCGTCCAGGCTGCCCACGCCCTCGGCGTATCCGCCATCCACTCCCACGACGGTCTCGACGTCGCCGCGGCAGTGCATGATCTGACCGACGGTGTAGGTGCGGATGCGGCGATCGAGGCTTCAGGTTCCTACCGCGGACTGCACGAGGCGATCCGGTGCCTGCGCGTTGGCGGCCGGGTGGCCACCGTCGCCTCCTACCACGGCGACCAGGCCGGCCTGCGCCTCGGCGAGGAATACCACCGCAACCGCATCACCCTCATCTCCTCCATGACGATCAACGGCTGCGACCAGCGCACCCATCCGCTGTGGACCCTCGACCGGCTCAACCAGACCGCCCAGCGGCTCATCGCCGAGGACGTCGTGCGCGTCGATGGGCTGATCACCCACCGCATCCCGTTCGACCACGCCGCCGAGGCGTACGCGCTGATCACCGACACCCCCCAGGACACCATCAAGGTGGTGCTGACCTATGACACCTGA
- a CDS encoding NCS2 family permease: MATGQSTDAPTTEAPRPRNAFDRYFEITARGSTVNRELRGGLATFFTMAYIVVLNPLIIGSAVDGDNASLAIPALAAATALVAGLMTILMGVVGRFPLALAAGLGVNALVAYEIAPEMTWADAMGLVVIEGVLIGILVLTGLRTAVFRSVPTQLKTAIGVGIGLFLTIIGLVDAGFVRRIPDAANTTVPVGLGIGGKLVTWPGLVFVLGLLLTLVLVVRRVKGAILIGILATTVLAIIVEAIAQVGPSFVDGKPNPAGWSLNVPELPATVVDVPDLSLLGQFNVLGSWERAGVLVTLMFIFTLMITDFFDTMGTMVAVGQEGDLLDGSGMPPRTKEILLVDSIAAAAGGAASTSSNTSYIESAAGVAEGARTGAANLVTGGLFLLAMFLAPLVVIVPFEAASTALVVVGFLMMTAIRTIDWADYEIAIPAFLTIVLMPFTYSISNGIGAGVITFVLLKLARGKAREVHPLLYGVAALFVLYYLRGPIESVLF, from the coding sequence ATGGCGACAGGGCAGAGCACCGACGCACCGACGACCGAGGCACCCCGACCGCGTAACGCGTTCGACAGGTATTTCGAGATCACCGCCCGGGGTTCGACGGTGAACCGGGAGCTTCGTGGTGGCCTGGCCACCTTCTTCACGATGGCCTACATCGTGGTGCTCAACCCGCTGATCATCGGCAGCGCGGTGGACGGCGACAACGCGAGCCTGGCGATCCCCGCGCTGGCGGCGGCCACCGCGCTGGTCGCCGGCCTGATGACCATCCTGATGGGGGTGGTCGGCCGGTTCCCGCTCGCGTTGGCGGCCGGGCTGGGCGTCAACGCGCTGGTGGCGTATGAGATCGCGCCGGAGATGACCTGGGCCGACGCGATGGGCCTGGTGGTGATCGAGGGGGTGCTGATCGGCATCCTGGTGCTGACCGGGCTGCGTACGGCGGTGTTCCGGTCGGTGCCGACGCAGCTCAAGACGGCGATCGGGGTCGGCATCGGGCTGTTCCTGACGATCATCGGGTTGGTCGACGCGGGCTTCGTGCGGCGGATTCCGGATGCCGCGAACACCACGGTCCCGGTGGGGCTGGGCATCGGCGGGAAGCTGGTCACCTGGCCGGGCCTGGTGTTCGTGCTCGGTCTGCTGCTGACCCTGGTGCTGGTGGTCCGGCGGGTCAAGGGTGCGATCCTGATCGGCATCCTGGCCACCACGGTGCTGGCCATCATCGTGGAGGCGATCGCCCAGGTCGGCCCGTCGTTCGTCGACGGGAAGCCGAACCCGGCCGGGTGGTCGCTGAACGTGCCGGAGCTGCCGGCGACCGTGGTGGACGTGCCGGACCTGTCTTTGCTCGGGCAGTTCAACGTCCTGGGTTCGTGGGAGCGGGCCGGGGTGCTGGTGACGTTGATGTTCATCTTCACCCTGATGATCACGGACTTCTTCGACACGATGGGCACGATGGTGGCGGTCGGCCAGGAGGGGGACCTGCTGGACGGGTCCGGCATGCCGCCCCGGACGAAGGAGATCCTGCTTGTCGACTCGATCGCGGCGGCGGCCGGCGGTGCGGCGAGCACGTCGAGCAACACCTCCTACATCGAGAGCGCGGCGGGGGTGGCCGAGGGCGCCCGGACCGGCGCCGCGAACCTGGTCACCGGCGGTCTGTTCCTGCTGGCGATGTTCCTCGCCCCGCTGGTGGTGATCGTGCCGTTCGAGGCGGCGTCGACCGCGCTGGTGGTGGTGGGCTTCCTGATGATGACGGCGATCCGCACCATCGACTGGGCGGACTACGAGATCGCGATCCCGGCGTTCCTGACCATCGTGCTGATGCCGTTCACCTACTCGATCTCGAACGGCATCGGGGCCGGGGTGATCACCTTCGTGCTGCTCAAGCTGGCCCGGGGCAAGGCCCGCGAGGTGCACCCCCTGCTGTACGGCGTGGCCGCCCTCTTCGTCCTCTACTACCTGCGGGGACCGATAGAATCCGTGCTCTTCTAG
- a CDS encoding NUDIX hydrolase, which translates to MTIRHNTASAVVLDHRDRVLLVHHNKIGLWLYPGGHIDPNEDPAQAALREVREETGIRATILGDPTFSHLAVASHPTPWAIIEMDVTDSRDGQHRHIDFVYVCRAPGGDPVAQLAEVAGARWVPVADLAELPTPTELPELVAAAVRWAKTQRGF; encoded by the coding sequence ATGACGATCCGGCACAACACCGCATCCGCCGTCGTCCTCGACCACCGGGACCGGGTACTACTCGTCCACCACAACAAGATCGGACTGTGGCTTTACCCCGGCGGGCACATCGACCCCAACGAGGACCCCGCACAGGCCGCACTCCGCGAGGTGCGAGAAGAAACCGGAATCCGCGCCACCATCCTCGGCGACCCCACCTTCAGCCACTTGGCGGTGGCCAGCCACCCGACACCCTGGGCCATCATCGAGATGGACGTCACCGACTCCCGCGACGGCCAACACCGGCACATCGACTTCGTGTACGTGTGCCGGGCCCCCGGCGGCGACCCGGTCGCGCAACTGGCGGAGGTCGCGGGCGCCCGCTGGGTCCCGGTCGCCGACCTCGCCGAACTGCCCACGCCCACCGAACTTCCCGAACTGGTGGCCGCCGCCGTCCGCTGGGCCAAGACCCAGCGCGGTTTCTGA